Proteins encoded in a region of the Verrucomicrobiia bacterium genome:
- the dapB gene encoding 4-hydroxy-tetrahydrodipicolinate reductase, protein MSTTKIIITGAKGRMGVALQTCAKNIAGLEVVGLIDQGDDISTIIDKCDAVIDFSFHNATAGIAELCVEHKKALVIGTTGHNEEDKKRITACKASIPIVWASNYSTGVNTLFWLTRKAAEILGPSFDLEVVEMHHRLKKDAPSGTATTLLEILGDVRKVQLEEELRHGRKGIVGERTSSEIGIHAVRGGDVVGDHTVMFAAIGERVELTHKASSRDTFANGALRASQWVVGKAPGIYSMQDVLGLK, encoded by the coding sequence ATGAGCACGACGAAGATTATCATCACGGGCGCGAAGGGCCGCATGGGTGTGGCCTTGCAGACTTGCGCGAAGAACATTGCGGGGTTGGAAGTCGTCGGCCTGATCGATCAAGGCGATGATATCAGTACGATCATCGACAAGTGCGATGCGGTGATTGATTTCAGCTTTCACAATGCGACGGCGGGCATCGCAGAATTGTGCGTGGAGCATAAGAAGGCGTTGGTCATCGGCACGACGGGTCATAACGAGGAAGACAAGAAGCGCATCACGGCGTGCAAGGCGTCGATCCCCATTGTGTGGGCATCGAACTATTCCACGGGCGTGAACACGCTGTTCTGGCTTACGCGCAAGGCGGCGGAAATCCTCGGACCGAGCTTCGATCTCGAAGTGGTGGAGATGCATCATCGCTTGAAAAAAGACGCTCCGAGCGGCACGGCGACGACGTTGCTGGAAATCCTCGGCGATGTGCGCAAGGTGCAGCTTGAGGAAGAATTGCGGCATGGGCGCAAGGGCATCGTGGGTGAGCGCACGAGCAGCGAGATCGGCATCCATGCGGTGCGCGGCGGCGATGTAGTGGGTGATCACACGGTCATGTTCGCGGCCATCGGCGAGCGGGTGGAGTTGACGCACAAGGCGTCGAGCCGCGATACGTTTGCGAACGGGGCATTGCGCGCGTCGCAGTGGGTCGTGGGCAAAGCACCGGGGATTTATAGCATGCAGGATGTGTTGGGGTTGAAGTAG
- a CDS encoding sulfatase, which yields MSKTGTHLPFVGRRLTVLCLLLVVGLWIGNSAIRAETRPPNVVIIFTDDLGYADVGVFGGRGFKTPNLDRMAKEGIRFVNFHVSQAVCSASRAALLTGCYNNRLGIHGALGPGAKVGLNPSEMTIAEVVKQKGYATGMFGKWHLGDHPSLLPVKQGFEEYFGIPYSNDMWPFHPEVVDLPDDSPKKKRWPDLPMIEGDKVVNPKLTPEDQTQLTTWYTERAVKFIEKNKAKPFFLYVAHNMPHVPLYVSDKFKGKSEKGVLGDVLMEIDWSVGEILRTLSVNGLDENTLVIFTSDNGPWLSYGTHAGSAGPLREGKGTSWEGGVRVPFIARWPGKIPQNRVSEIPTMTIDLLPTIAGLVGAPLPEKKIDGKDIWPLLKGDAQAKSPHEAYYIYYANNQLQAVISGQWKLFFPHTYRTLGDKSGGTDGKPAEYQNAKTELELYDLKNDLSETTNVAAKNPEIVVRLQQLAELAREDLGDSLTNRKGNGVREPGRVTN from the coding sequence ATGAGCAAAACCGGGACTCATCTGCCCTTTGTCGGACGGCGACTGACAGTGTTGTGTCTGTTGCTGGTGGTTGGCTTGTGGATCGGTAATTCGGCAATCAGGGCGGAGACACGCCCGCCTAATGTGGTCATCATCTTCACGGATGACTTGGGCTATGCGGATGTCGGCGTGTTCGGTGGCAGGGGTTTTAAAACACCAAACCTTGATCGTATGGCGAAGGAGGGGATTCGCTTCGTCAACTTTCATGTGAGCCAAGCGGTGTGTTCCGCTTCCCGCGCGGCATTGCTCACGGGATGTTACAACAACCGTCTGGGCATCCATGGCGCGTTAGGGCCGGGAGCGAAAGTGGGGTTGAATCCTTCTGAAATGACCATCGCCGAGGTAGTGAAGCAAAAAGGTTATGCCACAGGCATGTTCGGCAAATGGCATCTGGGCGATCATCCTTCATTGCTGCCGGTGAAACAGGGTTTCGAAGAGTATTTCGGAATCCCGTATTCCAACGATATGTGGCCGTTCCACCCGGAGGTGGTTGATCTGCCGGACGATTCTCCGAAGAAAAAGCGTTGGCCTGACTTGCCGATGATCGAAGGAGACAAGGTGGTGAATCCCAAGCTGACACCCGAAGATCAGACACAGCTTACGACTTGGTATACGGAACGGGCGGTGAAATTCATTGAGAAGAACAAGGCCAAACCGTTCTTCCTGTATGTGGCGCATAATATGCCGCATGTGCCGCTCTATGTTTCCGACAAGTTCAAAGGCAAATCGGAGAAGGGTGTGCTCGGAGATGTGCTGATGGAGATTGATTGGTCGGTGGGGGAGATTTTGCGAACGCTCAGCGTGAATGGGTTGGATGAGAACACGCTGGTGATCTTTACATCGGATAACGGACCGTGGCTTTCTTATGGAACGCATGCAGGTTCAGCAGGGCCTTTGAGAGAAGGCAAGGGGACGTCGTGGGAAGGTGGTGTGCGGGTTCCGTTCATCGCGCGTTGGCCGGGAAAGATTCCGCAGAACCGTGTGAGTGAAATTCCAACGATGACTATCGATCTGTTACCGACGATTGCGGGATTGGTGGGAGCACCGCTGCCTGAGAAGAAGATCGATGGGAAAGATATCTGGCCTCTCCTAAAGGGCGATGCGCAGGCGAAGAGTCCGCATGAGGCGTATTACATCTACTACGCGAACAACCAGCTTCAAGCCGTGATCAGCGGACAGTGGAAGCTGTTCTTCCCGCATACATATCGCACGCTGGGTGACAAATCTGGCGGCACGGACGGCAAGCCGGCAGAGTATCAAAATGCGAAGACAGAATTGGAGCTGTACGATTTAAAGAATGACTTGAGTGAAACGACGAATGTGGCTGCCAAGAACCCGGAAATCGTTGTGCGATTGCAGCAGTTGGCAGAGCTGGCTCGGGAAGATTTGGGGGATTCCTTGACTAATCGAAAAGGAAACGGGGTAAGAGAACCCGGCAGGGTGACAAATTAG
- a CDS encoding HEAT repeat domain-containing protein, translating to MKKPFIIGVIVFVAILAIGYGVVVSNLSGPKVEGKRVVVWTEELASRDGAVREKAKQSLQSNVKEFLPHLAGMMNAKDSEERQKWSTVLKVEYVPAYGLRLSANRAISFLGASAAPIIPQLIPLLGDKDAGLDTAGALASIGKDAIPALTESFKSSDAQVRAMAAAAFARMKTGEGVSASDALMKGLQDPDGNTRSWMAKAVGKAQVNPEMAIPALIALLDDKDTGVVANSASALGSYGAKSKEALPILQKLAKSRNEEISGAAQGALLQINASTEDAAPAAEKSAEAK from the coding sequence ATGAAAAAGCCCTTTATCATTGGTGTCATCGTGTTCGTTGCCATTCTGGCCATCGGATATGGAGTGGTGGTTTCGAACTTGAGCGGCCCCAAGGTGGAGGGGAAACGTGTGGTGGTGTGGACTGAGGAACTGGCTTCGCGTGATGGGGCGGTCCGGGAGAAGGCGAAGCAGTCGTTGCAAAGCAATGTGAAAGAATTTTTGCCGCACCTGGCAGGCATGATGAACGCTAAAGATTCGGAGGAACGTCAAAAATGGTCAACTGTGTTGAAAGTAGAGTATGTACCGGCCTATGGTTTGAGATTGAGCGCCAACCGGGCGATTTCATTTCTGGGCGCTTCGGCGGCACCCATCATCCCGCAGTTGATCCCGTTGCTGGGTGACAAGGATGCCGGTCTGGATACGGCTGGCGCATTGGCATCCATCGGAAAAGATGCGATCCCGGCATTGACTGAAAGTTTTAAGAGCAGTGATGCTCAAGTCCGCGCGATGGCCGCTGCAGCGTTTGCCCGCATGAAAACAGGCGAAGGTGTTTCCGCCTCGGATGCCCTGATGAAAGGGTTGCAAGACCCCGACGGCAATACTCGGAGCTGGATGGCGAAAGCGGTGGGCAAGGCTCAAGTGAATCCAGAAATGGCGATCCCAGCTTTGATTGCCTTGCTGGATGACAAAGATACTGGTGTGGTGGCGAACTCGGCGTCCGCACTAGGCTCATATGGTGCCAAGTCCAAAGAGGCTTTGCCAATCCTTCAAAAACTTGCCAAATCCCGAAACGAGGAAATCAGCGGAGCAGCGCAAGGCGCGTTATTGCAAATCAATGCTTCGACTGAAGATGCGGCTCCGGCCGCGGAGAAGTCCGCAGAAGCAAAATAG
- a CDS encoding SEL1-like repeat protein: MRLLFLLIFCSSLAGAHAQTENDAVAQRNSELRLLRARAVKGDPEAQTRLGMKHSYGDGIAQNEAEAAIWFRKAALQGNPLAQYELGVLHTLGGGVVKDYDEAFKWLRMSADQGHPDGMMALGLAYSFGRGTAKNDAEAAKWYRQAAEKGNAQAQQNLGTALLNGLGVPIDEIEGIKWARKAADQGRADAQYNMGVACRDGLGGTKIDTSEAVKWFRMSAVQGLADSQMSLGACYETGTGVAIDWAESVRWYRMAATQNNIEGQFYLGRAYTYGSGIARDEAEGAKWFRKAIAQGHTRAMYELALMYRSGRGVPENDEEALKLLQQSAKEGYDQAEAFIGSLYLRGDSVPKDERLGLEYLNKALAKDSSEAKYFLGVAYAEGLGVPKDNTKAIHYFKQSAEQGYHTARVILGDCYSRGAGVSQDHIESVKWYRLAAEQGDREAQFQLAKSYRFGIGVQKDEVEAGKWNLQAANQHHGAAQYRLGLMHAAGEGVPKDFVQAYKWLLLAKKNEEKEPQVGMAALNHAISDIEKSLTEEQIAQAQKLSREFRTGRVK, encoded by the coding sequence ATGAGGTTGTTGTTCCTCCTGATATTTTGCAGCTCACTCGCTGGCGCTCATGCGCAAACGGAAAACGATGCTGTCGCGCAAAGGAATTCTGAGCTCAGGCTGTTGCGGGCCCGCGCTGTCAAAGGAGATCCCGAGGCCCAAACGCGATTGGGCATGAAACATTCCTATGGCGATGGCATTGCCCAGAATGAAGCGGAAGCAGCCATATGGTTTCGCAAGGCTGCACTCCAAGGCAATCCGCTGGCCCAGTATGAACTGGGAGTTTTACACACCCTCGGAGGCGGTGTTGTCAAAGATTATGATGAAGCGTTCAAATGGTTGCGCATGTCCGCCGATCAAGGTCATCCGGACGGAATGATGGCATTAGGGCTCGCATACAGTTTTGGGCGGGGCACAGCCAAGAATGACGCGGAGGCTGCCAAATGGTACCGGCAGGCCGCAGAGAAAGGCAACGCACAGGCCCAGCAAAACTTGGGCACAGCTCTACTGAACGGGCTCGGTGTGCCAATCGATGAAATCGAAGGAATCAAGTGGGCACGTAAAGCAGCGGACCAAGGACGCGCCGATGCACAATATAACATGGGTGTCGCTTGTCGCGATGGGCTTGGTGGCACGAAAATCGATACGTCTGAAGCAGTGAAATGGTTCCGCATGTCAGCCGTTCAGGGACTCGCTGACTCTCAGATGAGCCTTGGTGCATGCTATGAGACTGGAACAGGTGTCGCCATAGATTGGGCGGAATCGGTCAGGTGGTATCGCATGGCTGCGACACAAAACAACATTGAGGGCCAATTCTACCTCGGCAGGGCTTATACTTATGGTTCCGGGATAGCCAGAGACGAGGCCGAAGGGGCCAAATGGTTCCGCAAAGCCATTGCTCAAGGACATACCCGTGCCATGTATGAGCTGGCGCTTATGTACCGCTCAGGCCGCGGAGTGCCTGAAAATGATGAAGAAGCTCTAAAGCTCCTGCAACAGTCTGCCAAAGAAGGCTACGATCAGGCAGAAGCATTCATTGGTTCCTTGTATCTCAGGGGAGATTCAGTCCCTAAAGACGAACGTCTTGGCTTGGAATACCTGAATAAGGCGCTCGCCAAAGATTCCTCAGAAGCCAAATATTTTCTCGGGGTCGCTTACGCAGAGGGGTTAGGTGTCCCTAAAGACAACACCAAAGCCATCCACTATTTTAAACAATCGGCAGAACAAGGATACCACACCGCTCGCGTGATATTAGGCGATTGTTATTCGCGAGGCGCCGGCGTTTCTCAAGACCACATCGAATCGGTGAAATGGTATCGCCTCGCAGCAGAACAAGGTGACCGCGAAGCCCAGTTCCAACTAGCCAAATCCTATCGCTTCGGCATCGGGGTTCAGAAAGATGAAGTCGAAGCGGGAAAGTGGAATCTACAAGCAGCGAACCAGCACCATGGTGCGGCACAGTATCGACTGGGGCTCATGCATGCCGCTGGCGAAGGAGTGCCGAAAGACTTCGTGCAAGCCTACAAATGGCTTTTGCTCGCTAAAAAAAATGAAGAAAAAGAGCCGCAAGTAGGAATGGCTGCATTGAATCATGCAATCTCTGACATAGAGAAATCACTGACTGAAGAACAGATCGCCCAAGCTCAAAAGCTTTCACGTGAATTTAGAACAGGCCGCGTAAAGTAA
- a CDS encoding TIM barrel protein gives MLSHSEHVSRRNFLERAAVASAAIANFPLSSLAAEKAYPIAAFEKAMQHLTAEQMADMLAELGFMGVATTVRPKGRVLPERVEEDLPKLVEVLKQRKLEITELTTAITDVSDPLSQKVLKIAAKLGVKRYRLGAWKYDLKKPIAAQVEAMRPVVKDIVALNKELGLTALYQVHSGASYFGAAVWDIYSLFKEYDPKRIAIAFDIRHATVEGGTAWELNFNLIKSHLGLVYAKDFAWQGKVAQNVPLGEGMVNPKFYQMVKASGYHPPILLHVEYPLPEDVKVLREAYRKDLATLRGYLEAKA, from the coding sequence ATGCTTTCCCATAGCGAACACGTTTCTCGGCGAAATTTTCTTGAGCGTGCGGCTGTCGCTTCGGCAGCGATCGCGAATTTTCCACTGAGTTCATTGGCGGCAGAGAAGGCATATCCCATCGCGGCGTTTGAGAAGGCGATGCAGCATCTAACTGCGGAACAGATGGCGGATATGCTGGCGGAGCTGGGTTTCATGGGCGTGGCGACGACGGTGAGGCCCAAAGGTCGTGTCTTGCCAGAGCGCGTGGAAGAAGATTTGCCGAAACTGGTGGAGGTGTTGAAGCAAAGGAAGTTGGAGATCACGGAACTCACGACGGCGATAACGGATGTATCTGATCCGTTATCGCAGAAGGTGTTGAAGATAGCGGCGAAGTTGGGGGTGAAGCGGTATCGCTTGGGAGCGTGGAAGTATGATTTGAAGAAGCCGATCGCGGCGCAGGTGGAGGCGATGCGGCCGGTGGTGAAGGACATCGTGGCATTGAACAAGGAGCTGGGGCTGACGGCTCTTTATCAGGTGCATTCAGGGGCGAGTTATTTCGGTGCAGCTGTGTGGGATATCTACAGTTTGTTCAAGGAGTATGATCCGAAGCGCATCGCCATCGCGTTTGATATCCGGCATGCGACGGTGGAAGGCGGGACGGCTTGGGAGTTGAATTTCAATCTCATCAAATCGCATCTCGGCCTGGTTTATGCGAAGGATTTTGCGTGGCAGGGCAAGGTGGCGCAGAACGTGCCGCTCGGTGAGGGGATGGTGAATCCGAAGTTTTATCAGATGGTGAAGGCGAGCGGCTATCACCCGCCGATCTTGCTGCATGTGGAGTATCCTTTGCCGGAAGATGTGAAGGTGTTGCGAGAGGCGTATCGCAAGGACTTAGCGACGTTGCGCGGTTACTTGGAGGCGAAGGCTTGA
- the folK gene encoding 2-amino-4-hydroxy-6-hydroxymethyldihydropteridine diphosphokinase: MERAYIALGSNLGDSVQILTEAMKRLAELSDQPLLLSSLWATSPVDCPPGSPDFVNAVVGLVPRASETPASLLEKLQALEKEFGRRPKKVMNEARPLDLDIIVFGDEERNTAALVVPHPRAHLRQFVLVPLAEIAPELVLVGQGKTVRELSEGLRTGEQIRRLS, from the coding sequence ATCGAAAGGGCTTACATTGCACTGGGGTCCAACTTAGGTGATTCTGTCCAAATCTTAACGGAAGCGATGAAGCGGCTGGCTGAGTTATCAGACCAGCCGCTTTTGCTTTCTTCACTATGGGCTACTTCGCCGGTGGATTGTCCGCCGGGTTCACCGGATTTTGTGAATGCGGTGGTGGGCTTGGTGCCGAGAGCTAGTGAGACGCCGGCGAGTTTGCTGGAGAAGTTGCAGGCGTTGGAGAAGGAGTTTGGGCGGCGGCCGAAGAAGGTGATGAATGAAGCGAGGCCGTTGGATCTGGATATCATTGTGTTTGGGGATGAGGAGAGGAATACGGCGGCGTTGGTGGTGCCGCATCCACGGGCGCATCTGCGGCAGTTTGTGCTGGTGCCGCTGGCGGAGATTGCGCCGGAGTTGGTTTTGGTCGGGCAGGGGAAGACGGTGAGAGAGTTGAGTGAGGGGTTGAGAACGGGTGAGCAAATTCGGAGGCTGAGTTAA
- the dapA gene encoding 4-hydroxy-tetrahydrodipicolinate synthase, which produces MFTGTYTAIVTPFKNGVLDEAALERLIKLQIKGGVDGIVPVGTTGESPTVDYDEHIRIIELAVKFAKGKVKVMAGTGANSTKEAIYLTKRAEEVGADGSLQVAPYYNKPTQEGLFQHFSAIAKATKLPLVLYSIPGRCGIEIGIDTVKRLADAHKNIVGIKEAGGTPERVSQLRQVVDKDFVILSGDDSLTLTFMAVGADGVVSVASNVIPKQVSQMVNAFAAGKPAVALKLHTKYYPLFKNLFIESNPVPVKASLEMMGVIEGGVRLPLVSLAPKSQEVLTATMKQCGVIK; this is translated from the coding sequence ATGTTTACTGGAACCTATACTGCGATTGTCACGCCGTTCAAGAATGGCGTCCTCGACGAAGCTGCGCTGGAGCGCCTCATCAAGCTCCAGATCAAAGGTGGCGTCGATGGTATCGTCCCTGTGGGCACCACGGGCGAGTCGCCGACCGTTGATTATGATGAACATATCCGCATCATCGAGCTGGCGGTGAAATTCGCCAAGGGCAAGGTCAAGGTGATGGCGGGCACGGGCGCCAATTCCACGAAGGAAGCGATCTATCTGACGAAGCGCGCCGAGGAAGTGGGCGCGGATGGTTCCCTGCAAGTCGCGCCGTATTACAACAAGCCGACGCAGGAAGGCCTGTTCCAACATTTTTCCGCCATCGCGAAGGCCACGAAGCTGCCGCTGGTGCTCTATAGCATTCCCGGCCGTTGTGGCATCGAGATCGGCATCGACACGGTGAAGCGCCTGGCCGATGCGCATAAGAATATCGTGGGCATCAAGGAAGCGGGCGGTACGCCGGAGCGCGTGAGCCAGTTGCGCCAGGTGGTGGACAAGGATTTCGTCATCCTGAGCGGTGATGATTCGTTGACGCTGACCTTTATGGCCGTCGGTGCGGATGGCGTGGTGAGTGTAGCGTCCAACGTGATCCCGAAGCAGGTGAGCCAGATGGTCAATGCGTTCGCCGCAGGCAAGCCCGCTGTAGCGCTGAAGCTGCACACGAAGTATTATCCGCTGTTCAAGAACCTGTTCATCGAATCCAACCCGGTGCCGGTGAAGGCCTCGTTGGAGATGATGGGTGTCATCGAAGGTGGCGTGCGGTTGCCGTTGGTGTCGCTCGCGCCGAAGAGCCAGGAAGTGCTCACGGCGACGATGAAGCAGTGTGGAGTGATCAAGTAA